From Actinopolymorpha sp. NPDC004070, a single genomic window includes:
- a CDS encoding cytochrome P450: MTAAERTGPSATEPPRGAGTGANPGTSVPLLLDTGFFQDPEAVYSVLREEGPVRKVVFPLGWGEAWIVTRYDEARAALADPRLLKNDRVAVAQYLDPEQIGGFKLGDDEGLLAHMLSSDPPDHTRLRTLVNKAFTSRRVEALRPRIEAITEELLDAMAARGAHGEPVDLIDALAGPLPMTVICELLGVPPSDRDDFRSWCTVITADDLTDDVERTMSAAIAGYLRELVAAKRAQPGEDLLTALVQARDDNDRLDEYELIAMAFLLLLAGHETTVNLIGNGILALLRNPGQLDRLRADPSLVGGAVEEFLRYDGPLNLATTRFTSEPVRLGGVEVPRGQIVMVSLASANHDESRFPHAGRLDITRRGSGHLGFGHGIHYCVGAPLARLEGEIAFHRILERFPQLSLAIEPDEVHWRQSIVFHAVERLPVRLF; the protein is encoded by the coding sequence ATGACAGCTGCAGAGAGGACCGGACCATCGGCCACCGAACCTCCCAGGGGAGCAGGCACCGGAGCGAACCCCGGGACCAGTGTGCCGCTGCTGTTGGATACCGGCTTCTTCCAGGATCCGGAGGCGGTCTACTCCGTACTGCGGGAGGAGGGCCCGGTCCGGAAGGTCGTCTTTCCCCTCGGCTGGGGGGAGGCCTGGATCGTGACCAGGTACGACGAGGCCCGTGCCGCGCTCGCTGATCCTCGTCTGCTCAAGAACGACCGTGTGGCGGTCGCTCAGTACCTGGATCCCGAACAGATCGGTGGGTTCAAGCTGGGCGACGACGAAGGGCTGCTGGCACACATGCTGAGCTCGGATCCGCCCGACCATACCCGGCTGCGCACGCTGGTCAACAAGGCGTTCACCTCCCGCCGGGTGGAGGCGCTGCGTCCCCGGATCGAGGCGATCACCGAGGAACTGCTGGACGCGATGGCTGCGCGTGGCGCGCACGGTGAGCCGGTCGACCTCATCGACGCGTTGGCGGGCCCTTTGCCGATGACCGTGATCTGCGAACTGCTCGGCGTTCCCCCGAGCGACCGCGACGACTTCCGCTCCTGGTGCACCGTGATCACCGCTGACGACCTGACCGATGACGTGGAACGCACCATGTCGGCCGCCATTGCCGGCTACCTCCGCGAGCTGGTCGCTGCCAAGCGTGCCCAGCCCGGTGAGGACCTGCTGACCGCCCTGGTGCAGGCGCGCGACGACAACGATCGGCTGGACGAGTACGAACTGATCGCGATGGCGTTTCTGCTCCTGCTCGCCGGGCACGAGACGACCGTCAACCTGATCGGCAACGGCATCCTCGCCCTACTGCGCAACCCCGGCCAGCTCGACCGGCTGCGTGCAGACCCGTCCCTGGTGGGCGGCGCGGTCGAGGAGTTCCTGCGCTACGACGGACCGCTCAACCTGGCCACCACGCGGTTCACCTCCGAACCGGTCCGACTGGGCGGGGTGGAGGTCCCGCGCGGCCAGATCGTCATGGTTTCGCTTGCCTCGGCCAACCACGACGAAAGCCGATTTCCCCACGCAGGGCGGCTCGACATCACCCGCCGCGGCAGCGGACACCTCGGCTTCGGCCACGGCATCCACTATTGCGTGGGCGCACCACTGGCCCGACTGGAGGGCGAGATCGCCTTCCACCGGATCCTCGAGCGCTTTCCCCAGCTGTCGCTGGCGATCGAGCCCGATGAGGTGCACTGGCGGCAGAGCATCGTGTTCCACGCCGTGGAACGCCTTCCCGTACGGCTGTTCTGA
- a CDS encoding MFS transporter, which translates to MLCVARTVSFAGGSLAHMALVLYVASRGGGGPAVATLLIVSDFSPSVLAPVLGSIGDRLDRRRLMLATQILQAGTVLTIAAWLPSLPVLLLLVAVNANLARAFEPASSSAVPQLVAEVDLVRANSMIGFGSYGLSLVGPLGAAALTPLVGLRGVLLLNAGTFLISAALLWRLPPLAPPQPAQVPHAPTHRPALWRDTMSGLRYVWTDRTVRATVIGFSLLVACTGLDDIALVFLAKNTFHAGNSMASLLYAGADFGMLLGFLALTRVTRVAAAPYFVAGMAISSLGNLLTGVSWAVLPAIACQMVRGIGIASLETGSHTLLQRSVPTAMQARVFANLSTAIGFAAGVSYLGGGIALVSTSPGIVLFAAGAAGLLVTIGTAAALARATRITR; encoded by the coding sequence ATGCTGTGTGTGGCCCGCACAGTGTCGTTCGCGGGCGGCTCACTGGCCCACATGGCGTTGGTGTTGTACGTGGCCAGCCGTGGCGGTGGAGGACCCGCGGTCGCCACGCTGTTGATCGTCTCCGACTTCTCCCCGAGCGTCCTTGCACCAGTACTGGGCTCGATCGGCGACCGGTTGGATCGCCGCCGCCTGATGCTCGCCACACAGATACTGCAGGCAGGCACGGTCCTGACGATCGCCGCATGGCTGCCCAGCCTGCCTGTTCTGCTCCTCCTTGTTGCTGTGAACGCCAACCTGGCGAGGGCATTCGAGCCGGCCTCGTCCAGTGCTGTCCCGCAGCTGGTGGCCGAGGTCGACCTGGTTCGCGCCAACTCCATGATCGGCTTCGGCAGCTACGGACTCTCACTCGTCGGTCCCCTCGGTGCCGCCGCTCTCACGCCACTCGTCGGCCTGCGCGGAGTCCTGCTTCTGAACGCCGGAACCTTCCTCATCTCGGCCGCCCTGCTGTGGCGCCTCCCGCCCCTCGCCCCGCCCCAGCCAGCTCAGGTTCCACACGCGCCGACACATCGACCAGCGCTGTGGCGCGACACCATGTCAGGCCTGCGCTACGTCTGGACCGACCGAACCGTCCGCGCGACCGTGATCGGCTTCAGCCTGCTGGTGGCCTGCACCGGCCTGGACGACATCGCATTGGTCTTCCTGGCCAAGAACACATTCCACGCCGGCAACTCCATGGCAAGCCTCCTCTACGCCGGAGCCGACTTCGGAATGCTGCTCGGATTCCTCGCCCTCACCCGAGTCACCCGAGTGGCAGCGGCACCCTACTTCGTCGCCGGCATGGCGATCAGCAGCCTCGGCAACCTGCTCACCGGAGTGTCCTGGGCAGTGCTACCGGCAATCGCCTGTCAGATGGTGCGCGGCATCGGAATCGCGTCGCTGGAAACCGGGAGCCACACGCTCCTGCAGCGCAGCGTCCCCACTGCCATGCAGGCACGTGTCTTCGCCAACCTGTCCACCGCCATCGGCTTCGCCGCCGGCGTCTCCTACCTCGGCGGCGGCATCGCACTCGTATCGACCTCACCCGGCATCGTCCTGTTCGCAGCCGGTGCCGCAGGACTCCTGGTCACGATCGGCACCGCCGCAGCCCTCGCTCGTGCTACACGCATTACTAGATGA